The following proteins are co-located in the Aeromicrobium phoceense genome:
- the panB gene encoding 3-methyl-2-oxobutanoate hydroxymethyltransferase encodes MTEEPAPYGSRPTASPDVRKVRTHHLAKWKSEGHRWAMLTSYDQYTAQLFDEAGVPVLLVGDSAANNVYGYESSLPVTVDELLVLVKAVTRSIQRSLVVADLPFGSYQRSPEQAYDTSVRFMKEGLAHAVKLEGGAEMAPQIRKLTEGGIPVMAHIGFTPQSEHNLGGYRVQGRGDASQKLIDDALAVQEAGAFAVVMEMVPAPVATEVTSKLQIPTVGIGAGAGCDAQVLVWQDMLGLRSGRAPRFVKKYADLRSVISGAVDQFQSEVADGSFPAAEHSFES; translated from the coding sequence ATGACTGAAGAGCCCGCACCGTACGGTTCCCGTCCCACCGCCTCCCCCGACGTGCGCAAGGTCCGCACGCACCACCTGGCGAAGTGGAAGTCCGAGGGTCACCGGTGGGCGATGCTCACCAGCTACGACCAGTACACCGCCCAGCTCTTCGACGAGGCCGGCGTGCCGGTGCTGCTCGTCGGCGACTCGGCCGCGAACAACGTCTACGGCTACGAGTCCTCGCTGCCCGTCACGGTCGACGAGCTGCTCGTGCTGGTCAAGGCGGTCACGCGCTCGATCCAGCGCTCGCTCGTCGTCGCCGACCTGCCGTTCGGGTCGTACCAGCGCTCGCCCGAGCAGGCCTACGACACGAGCGTCCGCTTCATGAAGGAGGGGCTGGCGCACGCCGTCAAGCTCGAGGGCGGCGCCGAGATGGCGCCGCAGATCCGCAAGCTCACCGAGGGCGGCATCCCCGTGATGGCGCACATCGGCTTCACGCCGCAGTCCGAGCACAACCTCGGCGGCTACCGCGTGCAGGGCCGCGGCGACGCGAGCCAGAAGCTCATCGACGACGCGCTCGCGGTCCAGGAGGCCGGCGCCTTCGCCGTCGTGATGGAGATGGTCCCCGCGCCCGTCGCCACCGAGGTGACCTCGAAGCTGCAGATCCCCACGGTCGGCATCGGTGCCGGCGCGGGCTGCGACGCGCAGGTCCTCGTCTGGCAGGACATGCTGGGCCTGCGCTCGGGCCGGGCGCCGCGCTTCGTCAAGAAGTACGCCGACCTGCGCAGCGTGATCAGCGGGGCCGTCGACCAGTTCCAGAGCGAGGTCGCCGACGGATCCTTCCCCGCGGCCGAGCACTCCTTCGAGAGCTGA
- a CDS encoding NAD+ synthase: MPQLRLALAQINAVVGDVEGNLELVLQQARDAHAAGAHVLVTPEMVLTGYPIEDLAYRRSFIERSQSAVTSLAERLAQEDLGDLVVIVGHLDRATDVSDRLGVPKNAPVNAASVITGGKVVTRYDKHHLPNYGVFDEFRHFVAGDRTQIIQVHGVDVAIAICEDIWQEGPSKAAKSAEAGLLVVLNGSPYEAAKDDERLELCARRAVEGECAVAYANLVGGQDELVFDGDSLVVDAQGEVVARARQFEPELLIADLDLQAATAQMPEPGTRFEGLLVERTVISSDPLPAYEPVTGSIAERWDDLGERWQAIVLGLRDYVEKNGFPSVLLGMSGGIDSTVVAALAVDALGADRVFGVSNPSAWSTEHSRSDAADQAERTGLDVRTIAIAPIFDSYQEALHLEGIAEENLQARIRAVIWMGLSNAENHLVLACGNKSELATGYSTIYGDAVGGYAPIKDVPKTIVWELAKWRNAWAESQGQTPPIPPNTISKEPSAELRPGQRDSDSLPPYPVLDGILDAYVERDLGSADVVGEGFDPAVVEKVITLVDRAEYKRRQYPPGPKVSKRNFGRDRRVPITNRWRESL; encoded by the coding sequence GTGCCGCAACTTCGCCTCGCCCTCGCCCAGATCAACGCCGTCGTCGGAGACGTCGAGGGCAACCTCGAGCTCGTCCTGCAGCAGGCGCGCGACGCGCATGCCGCCGGGGCGCACGTGCTCGTCACGCCCGAGATGGTGCTGACCGGCTACCCGATCGAGGACCTCGCCTACCGGCGGTCGTTCATCGAGCGCTCGCAGTCGGCCGTCACGTCGCTGGCCGAGCGCCTCGCGCAGGAGGACCTGGGCGACCTCGTCGTCATCGTGGGCCACCTCGACCGCGCCACCGACGTGTCCGACCGCCTCGGGGTGCCAAAGAACGCGCCCGTCAACGCGGCCTCGGTGATCACCGGCGGCAAGGTCGTCACCCGCTACGACAAGCACCACCTGCCCAACTATGGGGTGTTCGACGAGTTCCGCCACTTCGTCGCCGGCGACCGCACCCAGATCATCCAGGTCCACGGCGTCGACGTCGCCATCGCGATCTGCGAGGACATCTGGCAGGAGGGCCCCTCGAAGGCCGCGAAGTCCGCCGAGGCCGGCCTGCTCGTCGTGCTCAACGGCTCGCCCTACGAGGCGGCCAAGGACGACGAGCGACTCGAGCTGTGCGCGCGGCGCGCGGTCGAGGGCGAGTGCGCGGTGGCCTACGCCAACCTCGTCGGCGGCCAGGACGAGCTGGTCTTCGACGGCGACTCGCTCGTGGTCGATGCGCAGGGCGAGGTCGTGGCCCGCGCGAGGCAGTTCGAGCCCGAGCTGCTGATCGCCGACCTCGACCTGCAGGCCGCCACGGCGCAGATGCCCGAGCCCGGAACACGGTTCGAGGGTCTGCTGGTCGAGCGCACGGTCATCAGCAGCGACCCGCTGCCCGCGTACGAGCCCGTCACCGGCAGCATCGCGGAGCGGTGGGACGACCTCGGCGAGCGCTGGCAGGCGATCGTGCTGGGCCTGCGCGACTACGTCGAGAAGAACGGCTTCCCGTCGGTGCTGCTCGGCATGTCCGGCGGCATCGACTCCACCGTGGTCGCCGCGCTCGCGGTGGACGCTCTCGGCGCCGACCGCGTGTTCGGCGTCTCGAACCCGAGCGCGTGGTCCACCGAGCACTCGCGCTCCGACGCCGCCGACCAGGCCGAGCGCACCGGCCTGGACGTGCGCACCATCGCCATCGCGCCGATCTTCGACTCCTACCAGGAGGCGCTGCACCTCGAGGGCATCGCCGAGGAGAACCTCCAGGCCCGCATTCGCGCCGTGATCTGGATGGGCCTGTCGAACGCCGAGAACCACCTCGTCCTCGCGTGCGGCAACAAGTCCGAGCTCGCCACCGGCTATTCCACGATCTACGGCGATGCCGTCGGCGGCTACGCGCCGATCAAGGACGTGCCGAAGACGATCGTGTGGGAGCTCGCGAAGTGGCGCAACGCCTGGGCCGAGTCGCAGGGCCAGACGCCGCCCATCCCGCCGAACACGATCTCGAAGGAGCCGTCGGCCGAGCTGCGCCCCGGCCAGCGCGACTCCGACAGCCTCCCGCCCTACCCCGTGCTCGACGGCATCCTCGACGCCTACGTCGAGCGCGACCTCGGCTCGGCCGACGTGGTCGGCGAGGGCTTCGACCCCGCCGTGGTGGAGAAGGTCATCACCCTGGTCGACCGCGCGGAGTACAAGCGTCGCCAGTACCCGCCGGGCCCCAAGGTCAGCAAGCGCAACTTCGGTCGCGACCGCCGGGTGCCGATCACGAACCGCTGGCGCGAGAGCCTGTAG
- a CDS encoding glutamine synthetase family protein, producing MGKQEDFVLRAIEERDVRFVRLWFTDVLGSLKSVAIAPTELEGAFEEGIGFDGSAIEGFARVHEADMLAKPDPSTFQILPWRGETPATARMFCDIAMPDGSPSYADPRYVLKRALAKAADAGFTFYTHPEIEFFVFKSKPEPGTRPVAVDDSGYFDHTAQGASQDFRREVITMLEAMGISVEFSHHEGGPGQQEIDLRYADALSMADNIMTFRTIVREVALSQGKWASFMPKPFTDHPGSGMHTHVSLFEGDENVFYEAGAEYQLSKTGRAFIAGVLEHTPEITAVTNQWVNSYKRLAWGGEAPNYVCWGHNNRSALVRVPMYKPHKSGSARVELRAPDSACNPYLAYALILAAGLKGIENSYELPPEAEDDVWSLSENERRAMGIAPLPRNLDEAIRTMENSELVAETLGEHVFDFFLRNKRAEWQDYRSQVTQFEIDRLMPVL from the coding sequence ATGGGTAAGCAGGAGGACTTCGTCCTACGCGCGATCGAGGAGCGGGACGTCCGCTTCGTCCGGCTGTGGTTCACCGACGTGCTCGGCTCGTTGAAGTCGGTGGCCATCGCCCCGACCGAGCTCGAGGGCGCGTTCGAGGAGGGCATCGGCTTCGACGGCTCCGCCATCGAGGGCTTCGCCCGCGTCCACGAGGCCGACATGCTGGCCAAGCCGGACCCGTCCACGTTCCAGATCCTCCCGTGGCGTGGCGAGACGCCCGCCACGGCGCGCATGTTCTGCGACATCGCCATGCCCGACGGCAGCCCGTCGTACGCCGATCCGCGCTACGTGCTCAAGCGTGCGCTGGCGAAGGCCGCCGACGCGGGCTTCACGTTCTACACGCACCCCGAGATCGAGTTCTTCGTCTTCAAGTCCAAGCCCGAGCCGGGCACGCGTCCGGTCGCGGTGGACGACAGCGGGTACTTCGACCACACCGCCCAGGGCGCCAGCCAGGACTTCCGGCGCGAGGTCATCACGATGCTCGAGGCGATGGGCATCTCGGTGGAGTTCAGCCACCACGAGGGCGGCCCGGGCCAGCAGGAGATCGACCTGCGCTACGCCGACGCGCTGTCGATGGCCGACAACATCATGACGTTCCGCACGATCGTGCGCGAGGTCGCGCTGAGCCAGGGCAAGTGGGCCTCGTTCATGCCCAAGCCCTTCACCGACCACCCCGGCTCGGGCATGCACACGCACGTGTCGCTGTTCGAGGGCGACGAGAACGTCTTCTACGAGGCCGGCGCCGAGTACCAGCTGAGCAAGACGGGCCGCGCGTTCATCGCCGGCGTCCTCGAGCACACGCCCGAGATCACGGCCGTCACGAACCAGTGGGTGAACTCCTACAAGCGCCTCGCGTGGGGCGGAGAGGCGCCGAACTACGTGTGCTGGGGCCACAACAACAGGTCCGCCCTCGTGCGGGTGCCGATGTACAAGCCGCACAAGTCCGGCTCGGCCCGGGTCGAGCTGCGCGCCCCCGACTCGGCGTGCAACCCCTACCTCGCGTACGCGCTGATCCTCGCCGCGGGCCTCAAGGGCATCGAGAACAGCTACGAGCTGCCGCCCGAGGCCGAGGACGACGTCTGGTCGCTCAGCGAGAACGAGCGCCGTGCGATGGGCATCGCCCCGCTGCCGCGCAACCTCGACGAGGCGATCCGCACGATGGAGAACAGCGAGCTCGTCGCCGAGACGCTGGGCGAGCACGTCTTCGACTTCTTCCTGCGCAACAAGCGCGCGGAGTGGCAGGACTACCGCTCGCAGGTCACGCAGTTCGAGATCGACCGACTGATGCCGGTCCTGTAA
- a CDS encoding bifunctional [glutamine synthetase] adenylyltransferase/[glutamine synthetase]-adenylyl-L-tyrosine phosphorylase, protein MTRTRFSDPETATANLARLGSVSPEFVDQIAAVADPDGALASLVALAETDEGPRLMAALEDDPVLRERAMIVLGTSRAIGEFWRRHPEYVLDLVGERLLERLATEPEYREWLADVTDPDALRVRYHRELAAIAARDLNAHTTFKQSSAELSDLAVATLDAALRIAGDEEEDADLVRLAVIAMGKTGGHELNYVSDVDVIFVHEPVEGADEQRAAAAATRMAGAIIRICGDHTAEGTIWEVDPNLRPEGKHGPLSRTLGSHVAYYDRWAVTWEFQALLKARYAAGDRELAEAYLEALQPMVWKAAERDDFVPEVRRMRRRVIENIPAAHRDRQLKLGSGGLRDVEFAVQLLQLVHGRVDEQIRSPNTLEALRALTDKGYVGRRDGSALEEAYEFLRALEHRMQLFRLRRTHLVPEDVDDLRRIGRSMGFTTNPSDNLVKEWQAHRRIVSRLHEKIFYRPLLEAVASLPEDRLRLSTEAAQDRLAALGYSDPKGAMAHIGALTSGVTRRAAIHRSLLPAMLSWFAESPQPDAALLAFRQISEELGDSPWYLRKLRDEGTGAQQFAHMLASSTYVTDLIRRAPDAVALLGDDEALVPRDLDRLDTEMTLAAKRHQIPDGAVRAVRRIRRRELSRVAMSDVLGRLDVTEVGEALTSINTATISATLATAEAAWTQDHDKPLPTRNAIVLMGRLGGHEAGYGSDADVMFVHDPVEGADGDEAKACALWVAQLIRQMLGAAGADPALEIDAGLRPEGKNGPLVRSFDAYAAYYAKWSDTWEAQALLRAEAAVGDPELCRRFTELIDPLRYPEGGLSASQERDIRRIKARVDSERLPRGANPNTHLKLGRGGLADVEWTIQLLQMQHAHRVPALRTTRTIDALEAAADAEILSAEDAQALIESWRFVTRIRNGVVLWRAKPAESMVETTADRVGLAHLLGIGQDHTEEMVNDYMRITRRARQVVERVFYE, encoded by the coding sequence GTGACCCGCACCCGCTTCTCGGACCCGGAGACCGCCACCGCGAACCTCGCACGGCTGGGCTCCGTCTCGCCCGAGTTCGTCGACCAGATCGCCGCGGTCGCCGATCCCGACGGCGCGCTCGCATCGCTCGTGGCGCTCGCCGAGACCGACGAGGGGCCGCGGCTCATGGCCGCGCTGGAGGACGACCCCGTCCTGCGTGAGCGCGCGATGATCGTGCTCGGCACCAGCCGCGCGATCGGCGAGTTCTGGCGACGGCACCCCGAGTACGTGCTCGACCTGGTGGGGGAGCGCCTGCTGGAGCGGCTGGCCACCGAGCCCGAGTACCGCGAGTGGCTCGCCGACGTGACCGATCCCGATGCGCTGCGCGTGCGCTACCACCGTGAGCTGGCCGCGATCGCCGCACGCGACCTCAACGCGCACACCACCTTCAAGCAGTCGTCGGCCGAGTTGTCCGACCTCGCGGTCGCCACGCTCGACGCCGCCCTGCGGATCGCCGGCGACGAGGAGGAGGACGCCGACCTCGTCCGCCTGGCCGTCATCGCGATGGGCAAGACGGGCGGCCACGAGCTGAACTACGTGAGCGACGTGGACGTCATCTTCGTGCACGAGCCCGTCGAGGGCGCCGACGAGCAGCGCGCCGCCGCCGCCGCCACGCGCATGGCGGGGGCGATCATCCGGATCTGCGGCGACCACACCGCCGAGGGCACGATCTGGGAGGTCGACCCGAACCTGCGCCCCGAGGGCAAGCACGGCCCGCTGAGCCGCACCCTGGGCAGCCACGTCGCCTACTACGACCGCTGGGCGGTCACGTGGGAGTTCCAGGCGCTGCTCAAGGCGCGGTATGCCGCCGGCGACCGCGAGCTGGCCGAGGCGTACCTCGAGGCCCTGCAGCCGATGGTGTGGAAGGCGGCCGAGCGCGACGACTTCGTGCCCGAGGTCCGCCGGATGCGCCGCCGCGTCATCGAGAACATCCCGGCGGCCCACCGTGACCGCCAGCTGAAGCTCGGCAGCGGCGGCCTGCGCGACGTCGAGTTCGCCGTGCAGCTGCTGCAGCTCGTGCACGGCCGCGTCGACGAGCAGATCCGCAGCCCCAACACGCTCGAGGCCCTGCGGGCGCTCACCGACAAGGGGTACGTCGGACGCCGCGACGGCTCGGCGCTGGAGGAGGCCTACGAGTTCCTGCGTGCCCTCGAGCACCGGATGCAGCTGTTCCGGCTGCGTCGCACCCACCTGGTGCCCGAGGACGTCGACGACCTGCGGCGGATCGGCCGCAGCATGGGCTTCACCACGAACCCGTCCGACAACCTGGTCAAGGAGTGGCAGGCGCACCGGCGGATCGTCAGCCGCCTGCACGAGAAGATCTTCTACCGGCCGCTGCTCGAGGCCGTGGCGTCGCTCCCGGAGGACCGTCTGCGGCTCAGCACCGAGGCGGCGCAGGACCGGCTCGCGGCGCTGGGCTACAGCGACCCGAAGGGCGCGATGGCCCACATCGGTGCGCTCACGTCGGGGGTCACGCGACGGGCCGCCATCCACCGCTCGCTGCTGCCGGCGATGCTCTCGTGGTTCGCGGAGTCCCCGCAGCCCGACGCGGCGCTGCTTGCGTTCCGTCAGATCTCCGAGGAGCTCGGCGACTCGCCCTGGTACCTGCGCAAGCTTCGCGACGAGGGCACCGGTGCGCAGCAGTTCGCGCACATGCTGGCGTCCAGCACGTACGTCACCGACCTGATCCGCCGGGCGCCCGACGCCGTGGCGCTGCTCGGCGATGACGAGGCGCTGGTGCCGCGCGACCTCGACCGGCTCGACACCGAGATGACCCTCGCCGCCAAGCGGCACCAGATCCCGGACGGCGCCGTGCGCGCCGTCCGCCGGATCCGGCGCCGCGAGCTGTCGCGTGTGGCGATGAGCGACGTGCTGGGCCGGCTCGACGTCACCGAGGTCGGCGAGGCGCTGACGTCGATCAACACGGCCACCATCTCGGCCACTCTCGCCACGGCGGAGGCGGCCTGGACCCAGGACCACGACAAGCCGTTGCCGACGCGCAACGCCATCGTCCTGATGGGCCGGCTCGGCGGGCACGAGGCGGGGTACGGCTCCGACGCCGACGTGATGTTCGTGCACGACCCGGTCGAGGGCGCCGACGGCGACGAGGCGAAGGCGTGCGCGCTGTGGGTCGCCCAGCTCATCCGCCAGATGCTCGGTGCCGCGGGCGCCGATCCCGCGCTCGAGATCGACGCCGGACTGCGTCCCGAGGGCAAGAACGGCCCGCTCGTCCGCTCGTTCGACGCCTACGCGGCGTACTACGCCAAGTGGTCGGACACGTGGGAGGCGCAGGCGCTGCTGCGCGCCGAGGCCGCCGTGGGCGATCCCGAGCTGTGCCGCCGGTTCACCGAGCTGATCGACCCGCTGCGGTACCCCGAGGGCGGCCTGTCGGCGTCGCAGGAGCGCGACATCCGGCGGATCAAGGCCCGCGTGGACTCCGAGCGGCTGCCGCGCGGCGCGAACCCGAACACCCACCTCAAGCTGGGGCGCGGGGGACTGGCCGACGTCGAGTGGACCATCCAGCTGCTGCAGATGCAGCACGCCCACCGGGTGCCGGCGTTGCGCACCACGCGCACGATCGACGCCCTGGAGGCGGCCGCCGACGCCGAGATCCTCTCGGCCGAGGACGCCCAGGCCCTCATCGAGTCCTGGCGCTTCGTGACCCGCATCCGCAACGGCGTGGTGCTGTGGCGCGCCAAGCCCGCGGAGTCGATGGTCGAGACCACCGCCGACCGCGTCGGCCTCGCGCACCTCCTCGGCATCGGGCAGGACCACACCGAGGAGATGGTCAACGACTACATGCGGATCACCCGCCGGGCCCGCCAGGTCGTGGAGCGCGTCTTCTACGAGTGA
- a CDS encoding DUF3152 domain-containing protein: MLSRLLLPLVLAVGLLSAAPATATGPTPVAPAVAPTSQPAPQQIVVREGPKVKGTHRFGKTLTRSVGRYSVGGLQIRTQWLRDGKPIKGATRWKYKLGVRDVGHTVRVRVTVSRPGYRTLTHRSPWRKVKHVRDVRRTVKYSIATNGKMTTSVATFKRQVAEILDDPRGWRAGGIRFKRVKSGGSMTIVLAQASRVPTYSSACSSTWSCRVGRHVIINQERWKHASPAWNAAKGTTLLGYRHMVVNHETGHWLGWHHKSCGGKGQKAPVMMQQSKGRNGCTFNPWPKPSERNVPRYR; encoded by the coding sequence ATGCTCTCGCGTCTGCTGCTGCCCCTCGTCCTGGCCGTGGGGCTGCTCTCGGCGGCTCCGGCGACGGCCACCGGTCCCACTCCGGTCGCGCCGGCCGTGGCGCCGACCTCGCAGCCGGCGCCCCAGCAGATCGTCGTGCGCGAGGGCCCGAAGGTGAAGGGCACCCACCGGTTCGGCAAGACGCTCACCCGCTCGGTGGGCCGCTACTCCGTCGGAGGCCTGCAGATCCGCACCCAGTGGCTGCGCGACGGCAAGCCGATCAAGGGCGCCACCCGCTGGAAGTACAAGCTCGGCGTGCGCGACGTCGGCCACACGGTGCGCGTGCGGGTCACCGTCAGCAGGCCCGGCTACCGCACCCTCACGCACCGCTCGCCGTGGCGCAAGGTCAAGCACGTGCGCGACGTGCGCCGCACGGTGAAGTACTCGATCGCGACGAACGGCAAGATGACCACGAGCGTCGCGACGTTCAAGCGCCAGGTCGCCGAGATCCTCGACGACCCGCGGGGCTGGCGTGCCGGCGGCATCCGGTTCAAGCGAGTGAAGTCGGGCGGCTCGATGACGATCGTGCTGGCCCAGGCCTCGCGCGTGCCCACGTACTCGAGCGCCTGCTCGTCCACCTGGAGCTGCCGGGTGGGGCGGCACGTGATCATCAACCAAGAGCGCTGGAAGCACGCCTCGCCGGCCTGGAACGCGGCGAAGGGCACGACCCTGCTGGGCTACCGTCACATGGTGGTCAACCACGAGACCGGCCACTGGCTCGGCTGGCACCACAAGTCCTGCGGCGGCAAGGGTCAGAAGGCCCCCGTCATGATGCAGCAGTCGAAGGGCCGCAACGGGTGCACGTTCAACCCGTGGCCGAAGCCGTCGGAACGCAACGTGCCCCGGTACCGCTGA
- a CDS encoding DUF6801 domain-containing protein: MTLEKNFLYKCEVVAGGLNLGIQDIGVLASTSVPDTVTPGQVIPETPVNITLTMPELLRQSTALLLGGREASGASTNSAVTLTTGGQTTTIAIPNLGAPRTPIPQVANEPWLIPATGLVPPITTPDYAVDSVVIGMPASFNITATIFKADNSTIPSTLACNGPADLALGSIGVTEPTTEPTTEPTTEPTTEPTTEPTTEPTTEPTTEPTTEPTTEPTTEPTTEPTTEPTTEPTTEPTTEPTTEPTTEPTTEPTTEPTTEPTTEPTTEPTTEPTTEPTTEPTTEPTTEPTTEPTPDPVIKVPFKLKGSTTIKAGNGTAPLNGKVAADFNLATGQFVADLTLDNTKAKLKALGFLPVDADLAFTSVGKTNGGINLSTGQLTADSKVNIQITSIKSFGLKLGGGTKCQTSKPSDIRLASNGRFDPLAGGTVTSTYSIAKLQGCGPLNDILSLFASGPGNKLTATLAP, from the coding sequence GTGACGTTGGAGAAGAACTTCCTCTACAAGTGTGAGGTCGTCGCCGGCGGACTGAACCTCGGCATCCAGGACATCGGCGTGCTCGCGTCGACCAGCGTCCCGGACACCGTGACCCCCGGTCAGGTGATCCCCGAGACCCCCGTGAACATCACCCTCACCATGCCGGAGCTGCTCCGCCAGTCCACCGCGCTGCTGCTCGGTGGCCGCGAGGCCTCGGGTGCGTCCACCAACTCGGCCGTCACCCTGACCACGGGTGGACAGACCACGACGATCGCCATCCCGAACCTCGGTGCGCCCCGCACGCCGATCCCGCAGGTGGCCAACGAGCCGTGGCTCATCCCCGCCACCGGACTCGTTCCCCCGATCACGACCCCGGACTACGCGGTCGACTCGGTCGTCATCGGCATGCCGGCCTCGTTCAACATCACCGCGACGATCTTCAAGGCCGACAACTCCACCATCCCGTCGACCCTCGCCTGCAACGGCCCCGCCGACCTGGCGCTGGGCTCGATCGGCGTGACGGAGCCGACCACGGAGCCCACGACGGAGCCGACCACGGAGCCCACGACGGAGCCGACCACGGAGCCCACGACGGAGCCCACGACGGAGCCGACCACGGAGCCCACGACGGAGCCGACCACGGAGCCCACGACGGAGCCGACCACGGAGCCCACGACGGAGCCGACCACGGAGCCGACCACGGAGCCGACCACGGAGCCGACCACGGAGCCGACGACGGAGCCCACGACGGAGCCCACGACGGAGCCGACCACGGAGCCGACCACGGAGCCCACGACGGAGCCGACCACGGAGCCGACGACGGAGCCGACCACGGAGCCGACCACGGAACCGACCACGGAGCCGACCACGGAGCCGACCCCGGACCCGGTCATCAAGGTGCCGTTCAAGCTCAAGGGCAGCACGACCATCAAGGCCGGCAACGGCACCGCCCCGCTGAACGGCAAGGTCGCGGCTGACTTCAACCTCGCCACCGGCCAGTTCGTCGCCGATCTGACGCTGGACAACACCAAGGCGAAGCTGAAGGCTCTCGGCTTCCTTCCGGTCGACGCTGACCTCGCCTTCACCTCGGTGGGCAAGACCAACGGTGGCATCAACCTCTCCACCGGCCAGCTGACCGCCGACTCGAAGGTGAACATCCAGATCACCTCGATCAAGTCGTTCGGTCTGAAGCTCGGCGGCGGCACCAAGTGCCAGACGTCGAAGCCGTCCGACATCCGCCTGGCGTCCAACGGCCGCTTCGACCCGCTCGCGGGCGGTACGGTCACCAGCACCTACTCGATCGCGAAGCTGCAGGGCTGTGGCCCGCTGAACGACATCCTGTCGCTCTTCGCCTCGGGTCCGGGCAACAAGCTGACCGCGACGCTCGCTCCGTGA
- a CDS encoding fatty acid desaturase family protein, with the protein MSLFQRTKHAPIEPLSASAHNQAPVPLVDAYDPNRKSTVGLDLMTYEQLEEFGQELDAVRQRVLDNLGQEDADYIRRVIRVQKWFEVLGRIGIFLPIFPPAFIAGVIFLGLSKIIENMEIGHNVMHGQYDWMNDPMIDGKRYEWDNVAPAQDWKHGHNFIHHTYTNIHGMDRDIGYGLLRIDDGQPWYPNHRFNLPLAFLLMLFFEWGVMYHGIELDEYLGGKMSKEEFVARKKRAYVKVRRQLFKDYVVYPVIACAAIPFVGWWAPLAVLGANFTANLIRNIWTFLVIFCGHFPADVETFDEQDAQNETRGQWYLRQLLGSANISGSKPFHVMTGNLSHQIEHHLFPDIPARRYREVKVDVQRLVEKYGLRYNEGRLSKQLMSVARQLAIYSKKPSDPYKVGKSPESKALRRAKREAKEAAQAA; encoded by the coding sequence ATGTCCCTCTTCCAGCGCACGAAGCACGCGCCGATCGAGCCGCTCAGCGCCTCGGCCCACAACCAGGCGCCCGTCCCCCTGGTCGACGCGTATGACCCGAACCGCAAGTCCACGGTCGGCCTCGACCTCATGACGTACGAGCAGCTCGAGGAGTTCGGCCAGGAGCTCGACGCCGTGCGCCAGCGCGTGCTCGACAACCTCGGCCAGGAGGACGCCGACTACATCCGTCGCGTCATCCGCGTGCAGAAATGGTTCGAGGTGCTGGGCCGCATCGGCATCTTCCTGCCGATCTTCCCGCCCGCCTTCATCGCCGGCGTCATCTTCCTCGGGCTCTCGAAGATCATCGAGAACATGGAGATCGGGCACAACGTCATGCACGGTCAGTACGACTGGATGAACGACCCGATGATCGACGGCAAGCGCTACGAGTGGGACAACGTGGCCCCTGCGCAGGACTGGAAGCACGGCCACAACTTCATCCACCACACGTACACGAACATCCACGGCATGGACCGCGACATCGGCTACGGCCTGCTGCGGATCGACGATGGCCAGCCGTGGTACCCGAACCACCGGTTCAACCTCCCGCTGGCGTTCCTGCTCATGCTCTTCTTCGAGTGGGGCGTGATGTACCACGGCATCGAGCTCGATGAGTACCTCGGCGGCAAGATGAGCAAGGAGGAGTTCGTCGCCCGCAAGAAGCGCGCCTACGTCAAGGTCCGGCGCCAGCTCTTCAAGGACTACGTCGTCTACCCGGTCATCGCCTGCGCCGCGATCCCGTTCGTCGGCTGGTGGGCCCCTCTCGCGGTGCTCGGAGCCAACTTCACGGCCAACCTGATCCGCAACATCTGGACCTTCCTGGTGATCTTCTGCGGTCACTTCCCGGCCGACGTCGAGACGTTCGACGAGCAGGACGCGCAGAACGAGACCCGCGGCCAGTGGTACCTGCGCCAGCTGCTCGGGTCGGCGAACATCTCCGGCTCCAAGCCCTTCCACGTGATGACCGGCAACCTCAGCCACCAGATCGAGCACCACCTGTTCCCCGACATCCCGGCGCGGCGCTACCGCGAGGTCAAGGTGGACGTGCAGCGTCTCGTCGAGAAGTACGGCCTGCGCTACAACGAGGGCCGGCTGTCCAAGCAGCTCATGAGCGTGGCGCGCCAGCTGGCGATCTACTCCAAGAAGCCGTCCGACCCGTACAAAGTGGGCAAGTCCCCCGAGTCGAAGGCCCTGCGCCGCGCCAAGCGCGAGGCCAAGGAGGCCGCACAGGCTGCCTGA